CATAATTAAAGCTTGAAGAAGTCACCAGCAAAAAACTCCATGTACCCATTATAAATTGAATCATTAAGTGTGTGAAGTTCAGAACTTCTTCCTTATAAGCATCCTGTGGCCGGTTTTGGTTTAAGTTCTCTTTCAGAAAGCTAAACCCTGGTTAAACTGCTTTGGCTTCACATACAAGGAATGAAGGAGCTGATATCTTAAATACGGTTCTAGAGGTAGTTTTGTCATAGTTACAAATAGATTTAGGACTCTGATTGTTGTTATACTTTTCAGGGTGGTGAAGGTGACTGCTTTTATGTTGTCGGAAGTGGAGAATTTGAAGTCTTAGCAACCCaggtttgttttttcttttttaatagttaaatatataatgattaCAAGTTATCTATATTTAAACCTATCAAATCTCTTGTGAATTTAAACTTGTAGATTACTTACTGTGATTTGGCTCAGTCAAGTCATGTTCTATTTCTCAGTTCACACTTTTTTCTGCTATTTAATAACGAGTTCTTAGTTCATTGGTAATTGTTTATTTTCAGTTAAGTTTGTAACTAGAAACTATACTTGCAGGAAGATAAAAATGGAGAGGTGCCAAGGGTTTTGCAGAAGTATACAGCTGAGAAGTTATCATCATTTGGGGAGCTGGCACTGATGTATAGtttgttctttttcctttctcaCCTCATAGTTAATAAAGAACTATATAATTCTATTTTCTGAAGTTGACAAATTGTTTTGTTTAGTGAAAATTGAAGTGCACATTTAAAAGGCTTCTAGAGAATAAATGCTGAGTAGCAAACCGAAATTAGAGTAACATGTTACCACCAGTTTTGTGAGGTAGCAAAAAAAAGCACTAATTTGCTGAATTGGTTAGCacttatcatttattatttcggtgaatatttatattttcttagaTATTTGCTAAACATGTTGGTTTCTTGAGGGCTGGGATATTTTACTGCTCTTTctggtgaaaaaaaaaatgccaTACAACTTGCTGaccatgaaaattttgtttgttgCTATACAGGTACAATAAGCCTCTCCAAGCCTCTGTGCGTGCTGTGACAAATGGAACTCTTTGGGCTCTAAAACGAGAAGATTTTCGTGGAATTTTGATGTCTGAGTTTTCTAATTTGTTATCCTTGAAGTTGCTTCGCTCTGTGGATCTTCTATCTAGATTGACAATTTTACAGCTGAGTCATGTTGCAGATTCTCTTTCTGAAATTTCCTTTTCTAATGGGCAGGCCTTAGTTAATAGGGTAGACATTCGTCCTTCCaatattattttcctttgtttcatttttctctttctttttctcttggTTCACATTCTTGTTTCTTATATTTCTCTTGCATGGCTGCAGAATGAATGCCTCTCTGCATTGTATATTATCCAGAAGGGGCAAGTGAGAATTACTTTTGATATGGATTTGTTAAGCTGTCCAAGCGTCTGTAGTCTCAAGTCTGATAACCCCAAAGAGGACAATGATCAACAGATTGGCAAGGAACTGTCTGTTGAAAAGACAGAAGGAAGCTATTTTGGAGAATGGACACTTCTTGGGGAACAGATTGGTTCTTTAAGCGCCATTGCAGTGGGTGATGTAACGTGTGCTCTTTTGACGAAGGAGAAGTTTGATTCAGTTGTTGGTCCTTTGACAAAGCTTTCCCAAGATGACCATAAGTATGTCTTAGTCTCATGTACTGAATGTTGCATCTTTGATTTCCTCCTTTTCTCTTGTTAGGATGCgtttcattttatatttctcGTCAACCTTCCATTTAAGGTTCTGTATGTAGGCTATTGGAGTTCTCTAGCCGGAAAACAATTAACTTCTATTCTTTTCGTTCTTATTTGAACTTCCAATACCTTAAATTGAGAATGGcattattgttttgttgctGTTTAGGTCTCGAGACTATTCTCCAGATGTGCCAAAGGCTTCTCTCAAAGAAATTGATCTATCAACTCTTGCTAAAGTTAGCATCTCCCAGTTGGTAAGAAATGCTTAGTTCTGCCTTGTTAATTTTAGCAAAACGTTATCATCAACATCTCCCAGTTGGTAAGAAATGCTTAGTTCTGCCTTGTTAATTTTAGCAAAACGTTATCATCAATAAAGCAATCTCTTAaactcatttaatttcatatgcAGGAGTGGAAAACATGTTTATATTCCACTGACTGTAGTGAGATTGGGCTTGTACTTCTAAGAGACACAGGTTggtttttattatatatctgtatatttattttacacaGGAATGGTAATTAAAAGTTAGCCTTTTCTGTCTGTACCTTGTGATAAGTAGATCGATTGTGAATGCTTACATGAAGAAACATGCCCAGGGAGGTTAGGTGCAAAATGAGATTCTAGGAAAATAAGCTTGTTAAGCGTTTTGCAGTGATTTTAAAGGATGTCTTGGAAcaaaaattgatgaaatgttCCTTTTTAATGAGTTTTTGCAGAAAATATGCTTAGTTTGAAGAGGTTTTCAAAGCAGAAGATCAAAAAACTAGGAAAAGAAGCACAAGTTTTAAAGGAGAAGGATCTGATGAAGAGTATGAGTTCTGCAGCTTGTGTGCCTGAGGTGCTATGCACTTGTGCTGATCAAATGCATGCTGCAATTCTATTGAATACATGCCTTGCTTGCCCTTTGGCTTCAATACTTCACACTCCTCTAGATGAACAATCGGCAAGGTTCTGTGCTGCCTCTATTGTTTCTGCCTTAGAAGATCTACATGAGGTCAGATTTCTACAAGCAGCCCTGTTATTTTACTTCATTTGCTCATTTTTGGTGCATCTGTTATTTATTACAGTTTGTCTTTCTACATCcatttttcatttgaatttcAGAATGGCGTGCTTTACAGAGGTGTGTCTCCAGATGTTTTAATGTTGGACAAAACAGGCCATTTACAGGTATTTGAACagatattattttatacttGATGTCTTGATCAAAGctaaatcatcatcatcatcatcattttttgttttgctaTGCTGTGTTATAGCTAGTTGACTTCAGATTTGGAAAGAAGTTATCTAGTGAGAGAACATTTACAATTTGCGGAATGGCAGACTCTTTAGCGCCAGAGGTAGTTCAGGGAAAGGGCCATGGTCTTCCTGCTGACTGGTAAAAACATGTACTATTTTCCTTCTGTCTAGCTTGTCATAAACGTCTTCATGCTTTCTTTAGCATGTAAAGgaatataattgaataatacAAAGTTACAACATTACTAGCTTGTTAAAGAAGCAGAGTAGTGTTTAAAAGGAGATCATTAACCAATatcataaagaaaagaaatttaattcaacCAGGAGTTATTTAGTGCATTAGAATTGTCTTACAACAAAGGGGGTGTTATATTGGCTTACTAAAGGGTAAAAACGCAAATTTTCTTTGGTAATATCTTTTACCTGTCACGTAATACACCACAGGTTTCAATATTagttcttgaaattttttgtgGGTTTTAAAGAGGAATTTTCAACGCAGTAGACCTTTGGTTGGGTTGGTGGGGCCTTAATCTACTCTTTCTTACCATTGAGGTTAAATAGTTTCTGCAGTTTGATCAGAGTTCTCTTCTTCCTCTCTCCCCCCCTTCTATGACTTTAgtcttttgaaatatttaacatgCAGGTGGGCCCTGGGAGTCCTGATCTATTTCTTGTTGCAAGGTGAAATGCCATTTGGGTCATGGAGACAAAGCGAGCTCGATACATTTGCAAAGATTGCAAGAGGATACTTTATTCTTTCACATAATTTGAGCCCTGAAGCTGTTGATCTAATAACTAAGGTCTTTTTATTACCATTTCTTCATAACTTCCTCATAGGAATCATAGAATCCCTCACATgtttgtattaaaataaaatttcagttACTTGAAGTTGATGAAAAGACAAGACTGGGAAGCCATGGCTCCTCTTCTGTTAGAAGTCATCTGTGGTTTGATGGTGTTGACTGGAAAGGGATCAAAGATCGGACTTGTCCTGTTCCACAAGAGTTAGCTTCTCGTGTAGCTCAACATTTGGAAATACATTCTGAGGATTGCCCTGTTGCTGTTGCTTCCCCACCTCAGGATATTGCAGAACTCAATGTTCCGGACTGGCTTGATGATTGGTAGAAGAACGACTTATATGCATTTCCATCCTTTTTGCCGACAGTTTCCAAGTGGAGTTCTATTCCTTGTGGTGAGACTGACTACCAGTGCGTCAGAAACTAGGCAGAGATATCATTGCAGTAATTCAAGTATAAAGTTGCCGGCCTTAGATTGCTTATAATTCTGTGATTCCTTTTTTCAGTGCCATGAATTCAGAGTAGCATTGGAAGAATATCTCAGCTAGTTGGCCATATAACCTATTCAGTGGATAGCTCCATTATCaggcttttattttaaaatctccaattttttttacatatttccCACTTTTTTAAATGGGTAAATATGTAAATGAGGGTTTCTTGTAAATCAAGCTATATACATTGGTAGCAGTAGATAATTAATAGGCATTTACCGTTTGGGTCATCATATTCATAGATGTATGGAATATGATATGTTGTTTGAGAATTCTAATCTATGATTGACCTCTGTAATTTATATTGCAAAGATATTCCACCGTTGACTTTTTCTGCTGTGACCTATGttattcaactttttcataaatttgGAGGATATCTCTTATATTTATTATGTCTAAAAATGGGTCAAGAGATCAGGCACACGCTTTGATTCAGGAACATTGGCACTGACTACGGGTTCATTGACAGATTAGCTTAGCAATTCTGCTTCAAGAAATTTAAGCAGCGTTTCTAGCAAGGAGGTATTACCTAGACCCTTCAACATGTTGATGCAAAAGTGAAGGTaaggtttttttatatttttcttttgcggacaataaaagaaaaataatcttCATTTTGAGGTATTTTTGCCATCCATTAGTTTTACAGTTGAAATTTATCTCTTACTTTGATTGGTTGCATCAATTTCTTGAGATTTGACGCAGGAGCTTATCATGGCTTTTATCTGAGATGCGTCATGAAAGTTTTAACTTCAGTTTCTGACATGGATGACATTATTTGACTGAGGCTTCTCGCAAGGGAAACATGGTTACTCTGATCAAACCTCTTGGGGAAAATCCAGTTATTCTTGAAAGACAATATCAAGCATACCTCTGTTGAGACTTCTTCAAATGTAGCATCCTTCCATGGGCATGCTGATTTTATAAGGCATATCTCATCTCGAAACAATGATTTTCTGATATTGTAAACATGAAAGGATACAGTCCCCTTGCATTTGGTGCGGGACTCTAGTTGGTGGGTGGTCATTGCTTCTATTACATGGTCTTCCTTTATGGTATTCAAATGACCACAGCCTCAGAAAATGTTCAAACAAACAGTGATAGCCCCGTTTCATGTTTATCTATAGCATTGCAAGTTTATTAGCCCTATGTTCAGGCTGGCCTTTGATAATGAGTGGCATGATCCGGTTAAAGAAGTTATGGACAAAGAAAAACCGATAATGCTAGCATTTAGATCCCAAGCAGAGGTATGCCCCCGTTGACCTTTTCTACAGTAACCTATGTTATTCGAATTTTTTctaaagtattttaatatatttgaaggATATATCTATAATTATTATGTCTAAATATTAGTCAGACACAGAGATCTATCAGGGAAATGAATAGTTCAGGCATAGCTAAGTATACCCTTTAGTACAAGGGGCATTAACGATAGGTTCATTGACTGACTGACCTAGGAAATCGGCTTCAAGAAGCTACAAGTGCTTCATTTACCTACTCCATTGACATGCTCCTCCGATGCAAAGCAAAGTAAGGTGTTTTTTCAAGACAATATGTAAAAGAAATATGATCTTTGGATTGGGATATATGTTGCCATCCAATTAGTTTCAGTCTTTTATATCCTGTTTTGATTGATTTTGTTGAATTCTATTATGTTCTACTCTGACAGTTCTATTCTCCAGTTTCCCAAATCAACGATATGCCATTTGAGTGAGGCTTCTTGCATAGGAAACACAGCTACTGCAATTAAACTTCTCGTGGAGACTCCTTTGACTGTGGTGTCCTGCATCCTCACATGGACATACCAATTTTGGAAGGTATTTTCTCAGCCAGAAACCAGGATTTGCTGAAGTTATAAATGCCAAAGGCTAAACAGGTGATCATTGCTTCTATTCACATGGTCTTCCTCTATGGTATTCAATTGTCTGCTGCCTCGGAATATTTTTAAACGAGTAGCAATGGTCCCCTTTAATGTTTTCCTATGGTGTTGCAGGTTTTAGCCCTGCGTTCAGGCTGGTCTTTGATAACCGAGTGGTGCCAAACTGGTAAAGGGGTTACGGACAAAGAAAAACACCATAGAAGCAAACATTTACATCCTTATCAATCAGCTGCAGTAAACTGAACCCCACTTTTTCAGGTACTTTCGGTGATATTTGGTCAAGTAACAATGAGTTCTAAATGTTTAGACTTATTGTATGaaaaagttttgctttcttccATTCAAAGAAACCTCAAGTTTACTCATTGGCATCATTTTCCGTCTTCATAAACCCTACActttaatgtaaatttaaattattggtatataaaaattgaattaaaattttatatatacaattgtatataaaatcaaaatttatttaatgttattagatcaaaatttatttataattttgagatttgtgTTTGAATATAAACAGATGGCATCCTAATAATAGCCGAGATTCCGCCAAAGCAGGACAAGAAAGAGGGACACAGCACTTGCGTTAATATTACAACAGATGAAGTAATATCCAGATCTTATGGCAGAGATTTAGAGAGGggaaacaatattttaaaagaaggATTTAATTTAAGAAACCGCCCGCCATTTAGAtttgttgaattattgaatttcCCTGTGAGATGATCCAAAGCAAAGGGACAAAGCATGGGTAGTGAAATCAGTTGGTGCGTAACATCTGACTTAACTTATAgcaaattgaattataatcttgtaatataagttaataaataaagaagaagatgtCTGCAGCCAAGTTGATTATTTAGATGTGAGTCAAATCTTTTGTTAATTATCTCTTATCTCATTGCTTTTTGTCTCTTTTTGTAGTTTGATTATTTTGCTCCATGTTCCCCATAATTACCACCCTACCACTACTGGTAAAGCTTCCTTacacaatttattctttttatttttattttaaatacaaatgaCTGTTtgagaaaaacaaaagcaaattttgttctaattattattattatttgatgcaTTGGATAGTGGGcgaaattaaaaatcattatttaaatttgtattaaataattatcattaatatATATGAGATATTATCCCTTAAATGTTAAACTCTATATGGATCAATATACCaattactaaataaaaatagttgTGAAGTTCAGTTATATATGTTTAGATGTATATATTGCATTCTTAAAATGGAGAACACATGTTCGAATCTCAAAGATATATTGTTAAAAGAGACAATTTCAAACCTcaaacatgcatcataaaataaatatggaagATACAGTTAACATTTCAACAAAACCAACTTTGTATGATGGGCAGATCATATGTGATCCTCTTAAATCAAGATTCCTTGGTTCTGCCAGCCACCAGGGCaatctttaataaattacatgtttaattcagAAAACCAGGTTAGCAAGCaggctctttttctttttttttttctagaagtAAAAGCCAACAAGCAAACAGCGATCTTAGTAAAATACTGAATTAAGAAGGAAAATGTTTTTTTGGAAATGTGTAGCTGTGCCTGCCTAGTGAAATTATGTACAAAATGCAACTATTAGTCAATTAATCAAACATCTAAATGGTGTGTTGGACCCTGAATTTGTTGTTCACACCTTTCTCTATTGGCAAACCATTGCACTGTTCTTCTAGCTATTGGCAACCAAAGCAGCCTTCTCCTTTCCTCCTCTGTGTACCTTTCAGGCAATGAACACTCACTTTTTCTGTTCCTCCTACCATCGTCTCGAAACCTCGATAAAGCAGTGATATCCGACATTGATCTTTTCTCAACTTGGTTAGTAATCCTTGATGCAGCATGACTCGTACTAGCTGCTGAATCCGATGTGAAAGCCACATCAGGAGTTGAAACTGGCTTGTTTAACAGTCTCTTTATCTCCAATTCCCTTTTGATCTTCGTAATTCCTTCGTTTTCGATTGTCCTTGTTTTCGTACACTGCTCCTTGTTTATGTCCAGGGACACAAATCTGTTGCTCGACATGTCGTTAAGCATCTCTGAGCTCAAGAACATCAGGTCGGATGAACTTACACTGCTCCACCGGTTTTGCAAAACTACATCAGATACAATGATCTTATGATTGACCTTATGGaatccatcatcatcatcatcctctTGGATTAGAACTTTGGTTTCAATATCACCCTTCTCGGATTTTCTGAAACTGGTTCCGATGCTGAACCTTGATGAGCCGTGATGCTCTTGCTCTCTCTGGACATACAGCTCTATGTTGGAGTCTTCTCTTAGCTCAGATTGGTTCATTGAGAACCGCATGCTGTTTGTATATGTAAAGATTGTTGGGTCATTAGCGTTGACCTTCTGCCTGCAAAGAGGGCAACTTGAGTGCTTTTCTAGCCATTGATCAATACAATCAATGTGAAAGCCATGTTTGCATTGAGGCAGCAACCTTAGGATCTCAATATCTTCGAATTTTGATAAGCAGACTGCGCATTCAAGCCCTTGTTTTGATCCTTTAAGTGAAGAGAACTTAAAGAAAGGAAGCGATTCCACAACTTTCTTGTCGATCCCCGAGGACCGAGACCTTGTTCGGTTGAGTATTCGACGATGATGATCAGCATGAACCGTTGCTGCACTGTGACAGAATTTGGCATAGACAAGCAGGAAAAACGTCAAGGCAAACATGACACAGAGTATACCTATGACAACCGCCAGGCtcggttggaaatttgagacaGCATCTCCTGAAATTGCATCAGTCTCACTTGAATACGATTGTGCATCAACAACaaccaaaaaaaggaaaataagaaCTAAACTGATCAACATAGATTGAATCATTGAAGAACACGTCTCTCAGAACCCAGAATTCTATTGCTTCCCTGCTAGCATTTAAGCTgaaacatgtacatatatatatatatatatatatatatatattagaccATGTGGGGGTAGTTTGACATTGGTTTGTTAAGCATGGTCCCAATCCTGACAAACATGTCACTCCCCTAAAAGAGCGTCCTTTTTAATGTTTGGCagcttcctttatttttatttcatattgcaATGCATGccttttttaaaatgttaaaatttcggAAGTGATGACATAGTGGAGAGACTTTTTGATTGCATACAAAATTTGGACTCGGCCCTGGTGGCGTTTTCTGAGACAGCCAATATACGGTACCAAACTTGTGGTCTTATGCTGTCATAAAAAAACCAATCATGCTATAAATAAACATGGCTGCCAATAAAATTCTTCAACTGCCTgcattatatgtatatacatataaatataaaaacacgTATTGCATTCTAAAGGAGAATCATAAAACCAAAGTGGTGGGGAAGTCTCCTTTACTGCTATAAAAGCATGTCAGAAATGATGTTTCAGATTATAATTAGACAAAGAAATGATGCTACAAATATTATTACATACAAATGCAGTATTTAACTGCAGCAGTGATACAACTGAGAAAGGAAACAAATAACTATATTCAGTGAGGAAAGCAAGGACTCACACGTGTATTTCAATGTCACACTTGATTGCATGTCCATTTTACGCTTCAGGTCTGAGCAGAGCCGGCAGGATTGGTACTAGGGAATG
This genomic stretch from Gossypium raimondii isolate GPD5lz chromosome 6, ASM2569854v1, whole genome shotgun sequence harbors:
- the LOC105773274 gene encoding protein phosphatase 2C and cyclic nucleotide-binding/kinase domain-containing protein isoform X1; amino-acid sequence: MGCVYSRACIGEICVPRDARIKEPQSVRPNAAELVVFSPTSTNEDDENRDQIHSQLSLNLPGDPELGITRLSRVSAQFLPPDGSRTVKVPSGNFELNYSYLSQRGYYPDALDKANQDSFCIHTPFGTNPDDHFFGVFDGHGEFGAECSQFVKRKLCENLLRNNKFHVDATEACDAAYLTTNTQLHADSLDDSMSGTTAITVLVRGRTIYVANSGDSRAVIAQKRGKEIVAVDLSIDQTPFRVDEMERVKLCGARVLTLDQIEGLKNPDVQCWGTEEGDDGDPPRLWVPNGMYPGTAFTRSIGDSIAETIGVVANPEIVVLELTEDHPFFVLASDGVFEFLSSQTVVDMVAKYKDPRDACAAIVAESYRLWLQYETRTDDITVIVVHISGLSGVNCETAKPATILRPPVPQVLEATGSESPSTFSWSSRNHRARHDLSRARLRAIESSLENGQVWVPPPPSHRKTWEEEAHIERALHDHFLFRKLTDSQCHVLLDCMQRVEVQPGDIVIKQGGEGDCFYVVGSGEFEVLATQEDKNGEVPRVLQKYTAEKLSSFGELALMYNKPLQASVRAVTNGTLWALKREDFRGILMSEFSNLLSLKLLRSVDLLSRLTILQLSHVADSLSEISFSNGQALVNRNECLSALYIIQKGQVRITFDMDLLSCPSVCSLKSDNPKEDNDQQIGKELSVEKTEGSYFGEWTLLGEQIGSLSAIAVGDVTCALLTKEKFDSVVGPLTKLSQDDHKSRDYSPDVPKASLKEIDLSTLAKVSISQLEWKTCLYSTDCSEIGLVLLRDTENMLSLKRFSKQKIKKLGKEAQVLKEKDLMKSMSSAACVPEVLCTCADQMHAAILLNTCLACPLASILHTPLDEQSARFCAASIVSALEDLHENGVLYRGVSPDVLMLDKTGHLQLVDFRFGKKLSSERTFTICGMADSLAPEVVQGKGHGLPADWWALGVLIYFLLQGEMPFGSWRQSELDTFAKIARGYFILSHNLSPEAVDLITKLLEVDEKTRLGSHGSSSVRSHLWFDGVDWKGIKDRTCPVPQELASRVAQHLEIHSEDCPVAVASPPQDIAELNVPDWLDDW
- the LOC105772587 gene encoding E3 ubiquitin-protein ligase ATL42; translated protein: MIQSMLISLVLIFLFLVVVDAQSYSSETDAISGDAVSNFQPSLAVVIGILCVMFALTFFLLVYAKFCHSAATVHADHHRRILNRTRSRSSGIDKKVVESLPFFKFSSLKGSKQGLECAVCLSKFEDIEILRLLPQCKHGFHIDCIDQWLEKHSSCPLCRQKVNANDPTIFTYTNSMRFSMNQSELREDSNIELYVQREQEHHGSSRFSIGTSFRKSEKGDIETKVLIQEDDDDDGFHKVNHKIIVSDVVLQNRWSSVSSSDLMFLSSEMLNDMSSNRFVSLDINKEQCTKTRTIENEGITKIKRELEIKRLLNKPVSTPDVAFTSDSAASTSHAASRITNQVEKRSMSDITALSRFRDDGRRNRKSECSLPERYTEEERRRLLWLPIARRTVQWFANRERCEQQIQGPTHHLDV